The genomic DNA ATACGGCGTTTACCTTATTAATCAACGAGTTATCCGTGGAGCTCAGCTTGCTCGGCAGTTGAATCTGGCGATTCCAGCCTGATGTAATGACCTCAGTATTTGGTGCAATATCAAAATACGTACTGTCTGTAACTGAAGTGACCTGCGGCAATTGCGCTTTAGTAAACTCTAGGATGACCCTGTCTTCTGTCAACGGATCTCCATATGACCCGTTCTCAAAATGAGTCTCACCATCTGGAATTGAAATGATCCGTTCGTGAACCGGCCCGGAGGAAGCCGGAACAACTACGTTCACTGCCTCGCTGTCGCTTTGCCCGGCCAAGGCATCTGCCAATGCCTGCACGGATATTGTGCCTTCGGCTGCTTGGCCTGTAAGGGCAATGTTAGCCAGCTGGTTATTGAGCAGGGTTACGCCCGCAACCTGCAGCCCTGTCGTACCAGTGTCAATAAGCCAGTGATTTGCCTGCTCTGCAGCCGGCGTAAATGTATCTCCTACCAGCTTGATTTCAATCGCCGGGTTCAAGGCTCCATGACTGATTTCAGATGCTGCTGGCGTTATGCTCGCCCAGCGGCTGTAATAGAAATGTACCTGATCGCCGGGCTGAATAACATAATCGCCCGCTCCGACTAAAGGAGCAACACCATTGACGTTGTACATCCAGCCGTCCCAGCCGCCCAAAGTTCCGGCGGCCTGTCCGCCAATCGCCGTGACGTAAGCATTGCTGCCGCTGCCCGTAATGCTGTAACTGATCGGCGGCACAGCGGTATCAAGACCCTGCTTCATCACATCAAGCGCTGTAATTTCTCCGCCGTTCGAGGCTACCGTGACAGTCTGAGGCGCATACAGCTCGCCGTCCATTCCGGTCACTTGCAGCTGTGCTGATATACCCGGCTGAACCGGCGTCGTTTCAGCGATACGATACCAGGTCGACTGCCCATGCTGGATGTCGAGCAGTGCAATAAGCGCCTGCTCCGTAGACATGCTGTTCATTCTCGTGTCGGCAGCTTTCCATTTGAAGGAGCCGTCAGCCAACTGGAACAGCGCATAGGCATCCAATACCGAATGGCCGTTCTTGATCCACTCGGAGGATAATGCATCGTCGCCTACAGCCACCAGTCCGGACACTGTAGTCGACAGACTATTCGAATTGTCTCCGGATCCCCATGTCCCGGGTGAGTTAAACCCGCCATGATCGAGCTGCCGCTGCTTCAACAGCTCCTTTGCGCGCTGAATAGCGCTGTCCACCGCGCTCTGCCCCTGGTATTTGCCAAGCGCCAGCAACGCCATACCGGTCATGTCCGTATCGCCGGACGACCCAGTCGGTGTTAAACCGAATCCGCCATCCGCATATTGGCAAGATAGCAAATAGTCCAAAGCTTTCTTCGCCGCCGCCGCATCCCATGTGCCTACGTCCGCGCCGAGTTTGACCCCGGCATCCATAGCAAGCATAGCCCAAATATGCTTGTTAACGCCGCCGATCGCCCCTGTAGCAGGATTCTGCTGTGCTGCAAGCTCAGCCCATAAATTTCGATCGGTCTCCCAAGCATGCGCCGGATCTTTCCCCATAGCCAGCAGCCCGAATATGTATCTGATATGCTCGGTTCCCCCGTTATTGGCCGCTAAATTAGGCGCCGTCGTCTCCCAGGAAGGCAATCTCCAGCTTCCATCCTGCAAATCTTCTCCTGCGCCCCATAAAGCTACCAGCTCCCACCAGGACTCGATTCGTTTCGTCGAGCCGGCATCACTATACTGCTTGGCATAGTAATCCACAGTGCTCGCAATCATACTGCTCAGCTGCGTGTTGCTGGTTCCTCCCGCCGCCTTGGCGAGCTGAGGATTCACTAGAGACAACAGCAGCATGAAGCTCATCCATAGAGGCAAGCTTCTCTTCATCCAATTCTTCCAACTGTTCAACGTCCGCTCTCCTTTACCATCCTTTTTTGTGGACAACAAAAAAAACACCTTTCCCATAGAGAAAGATGTTTCCGAAGATTTGTCCGTGTAGCACTATACACACTCGGCCGCTCCAATGACTAAACACGACGGCAGCAGCACGAATAAACATCTCCATCTCATCCTCGTGAGAAATTACAGAGCCCTTACACGGCAGGTCTCCTGGCTTCGCATCATCGCTTCAACTATCCCCTTCCCGTTGATGATCAACAGTGGTTTTATGATAGTCAGCTCCGCGTTACAGTGGCGGGACCGCGTCGAATTTTCATCGAACTTCCCTATTAAGCTGCGTCATAATACATTATGGGCAGCACCGTATAAGTAGAATATAAAATTGATTTGATTCCGGGTTATTGTATCAGATTTCACGGGTTTAGACAAAGGTTTTTCTGCATTGCTATCGCGATAACGGTAATTGGGCCAATCATCGCTAGAATTGTTCTGGCCCGGCCGCTTTCTTCAAATAACCCGTTAGCCTTCCCCGGCCTAATCAAACCGCTGCGTCTTATACCACTTGCTTTCCCGATGCATGATTTTGTCCATGATCATGTTATAAGAGGCACGGAGTGAAATGACAAGGAATAGCTGTGCGTAAGTAAAATACGTAATACAGGACAGTACGAAGTTCCGGACGTTGCTCTGCCCGATATCGGAAGCCAGGGCAAGGTTGATCTGCAGTACGTACAAGTAATACATCAGCGCCCAGGCGAAGATCAGATAAATGTACACATCGCCTTCAAACTGAAAGGGAGACAGCACCTCCGGTTTAAATAAAGCGATGAGCCAGTAAGCGATGTTGACGACAATGATCAGGTCGGAAATCACGATCGTGACCAGAAACCAGAAATAGCTGGCCATATAATAAAGGACATGCAGCTTGATGCGCCAGCTCGAAGGCTTGAACAAGTGGTGAAAATTGTCCAGTACGACCTGGTAGTTCCCTTTGGCCCATCGTTCGCGCTGCTTCATATATACGGATAGCTGCTCCGGCTCCTGCTGGTAAGCCTCGGCCTGCGGGGCCAGCGCAATAAGCTGGCCCCTGGAGAGAATTTCAAACGAAATGGCCGTATCCTCGGTCAGCGCCTGCTCGTCCCAACCGCCGATTTCTTTGATCAGCGACGTTTTGATAATAAAGTTCGTGCCCGGTATCGTCCCCAGCTTGAACAGCTCCCACATGCCGGTATGGAGCACCCGCTGCATCGTCACCAGCTCCAAATTAATGCACCTGGATAAGAAGTTCTGCCCCCGGTTCCGGGCCTTGTTGCGTCCAAACACCGCCCCGTACAATTCCGGCTCCTCCATCGCCTTCTGCACGAGAAAGAGCAGCGAATTTTTCTCCGGCGCAGCGTCCGCGTCAAAAATGCAAATCCACTCCCCGGTGGCATGCTCCAATGCATCGTTCAAGGCGCCTGATTTGCCGCCCGTTCCTTTACGCTCCATGATGAAGAAGTCCCGATGCTGGTACATGGGCTGAGCCTTAAGCGCCTTTAGCCGCCCTGCTGTATTATCCGTGCAGTTATCCGCCACGACGATAAACTGAATTTTGTGCTCGGGATAGTTCAGATGGAGAACATGCCTCGCCGTAGCCGTGATGACAAGCTCTTCGTTGTGGGCTGGAACGATCACGGTCACCGTGGGGAAGCCTTCCATATCGGCAGGCATTGTCAACGGCGTTATACTCTGCCGCCATACAAAGCGAATGGCTCCGGTCATGATGATGATCGATTGAAATACGGCAATCCAGATGCTAACCATGCACAGTATCAACAATACATCAGCCACTGAATTTCCCCCGATCATATTTTTTATTTACTCTGTTCCGAAATACAAGGGTAGCAACCGTTAAAATGACAACAGTCACCGCAAATATGAAGCTGACTCCAATACATAATGGAATGAACCAGTCGACGTACGACGCCATAAGCAAATCCGGCACCTCCCTCCCGAATCCAGGGCAATCCCTCTAGCAATTAAATGTACTCCCCTATCAAATCCGTTTCGGAATATCTCTCCAGTGCAGCGATAATTGCGTCGATATCCTTATACTTGCTGAACTGCTCCTTCTGGAATACGATCGTTCCCGCGCGAATGACGAGCTTAAGGGGGCGCCCATTTCTATCCAGGAAATGAATATCCATCAGGGCCAGCTTGATCCGATCCGCCAACGCCTGCAGGAAGTCATGGTTGGTCATCGGGCACAGAATGATAAACCTGCCCTGCTCCAGGGAAAATTTATAATCCTCATAACGGATCTGAGTCTGAATAATGCTCGATAGCTCCTGCAGAAGCAGGGCATAACGCTGCGAACCTAGCAATTCCTGCACCAGCGGTAGAAAATCGATTTTGAACATCGCCATGCAGAAGCTGTAGCGTTCTGAGTACCTGTTGGCCAAATTAGACTGCTTGACGACAATTTCGGCCAGCGCCTCTTTGTTGCCGAGTGCCGTATCGAGATCAACCTGCGGTGTACGCTGCTCCAGTTCTGCCAGCCGCTGGATGACGATCTTGCTACGAATTAGCGCCGATTTGATTACAGCGGCAATACCAACATTGGCCGGTACAAGCAAAATCCACAAAAAAGCCAAAACATCCAGACGCGCAAAAGTCGACAACCATACAAAATACCCGACCAGGAACACGAATACTCCGACGACGGACACCCCTAATGGAAGTATCAGCCCGATCAGCAGTGCCGCCAAGGCCGCGATGCTGAACGCAAATTCCGCCCCGGTATAGCTCTGCTCAAGATAAACGTTGAGAAAGACGAAAAACTGCTGTACGATCGCCAGTAAAATAAGCAGGATATAGCCCGATGCCATGCGATATGCCGGTATGTTGCGCCTCATAATCAACCTTCCTTCTATGTCGTCATCAGCCCAAGGAGAGTTCTGGCTTACAATCCATGGATGTAAAAAAATAGGCATTCCCATATAAAGCCTCATACGGGAAGTGCCGTATATTTCGATCTTTTAATACTATATTCTACAGATTCAAACTATACACTTTCTGAACAATTACCCTAAATTAAGGATTTTGCAAAGCTGTCTCGGCAAGTAAAGGAAGAATATTATCAAAAAAATGGGTGTTCTTGTTAAAAACATACCCGCCAGAAAAGGATGTGTCCTTATTTTTAAGGGATATCATTTGTTTGCTCAACTGCTTGGCCCATTCCTTATCCCCGCATTCCAAGGCTAGCAGTATGGCAAGACCATACACCGATGGCGATTCGTAAGAGACCTCCGCCGTGCGGGTTGCCCGGTTATAGCGTCCTTTAATGCTTTTCTGCTGGCTGAGCTCCTTCTTCAGGAATGAGATAAGGGGGGTCGGCTTCTTGCCCAGCTCTGCACGGTGAATGCCTATCATTAATTGATCGATGAGATTAACATCGTCGCCGTATGCATATTTCTGCTCCTGAACATCGTAGGTGACCGGAAAGAACACGCCGTCATCCGGCATTTCGGAGAGTAAGCGAACGTATTGCTCGTAAGTGCCCGAATCGATAAGCTGGTGATCCTTCATCAGCTTAAGCACCGCTATATTCACATAAACCAGGCTCAGCGTTGTAGGGGATTCATCCCTCGCAAAGTCGTGGAAATCGACGAAATAGCCGTTGTTCTGCACATGCATCTGCAGTGTGTCCGATATTTCTCTTGCCGCAGCTAAATATTCGTCTTTTTTCCAAAGCTGTGATGCCTCTAGCAGACTGCCGATAATACGGAAATCGTCACCAAGCGCATTCGTATTTACCTTCACCCGGCCATCCGACTCTATCTTCCAGACAATATACTTCTCCGACGTCAAAAATCGGCTGTTCAGCACCTCATAGCTGCGTTCAAACAACGCTTGATCCCGCTTCTTTACGGCATACTGCATCCAAAATCCCAATGACTCGGAAAGCGCCTCGCGCCCAGCCACGATATCCGGATCAGTGGAGGCTCCCGGCTGCAAATAAGTGGCTAAAGTTCCATTTGCATTTGTCATATGCTTCGTAATAAATTCCTCTGTGGACGAGCCCACACTCTTCACGGCCTCCCCCTTGGAATACACGGTGACAGCTGCGGATAATCCTAAAATAACTACCATGAATACCATCAGCAGCTTTGTCCAGCTATAGTGCCATACGGTCATTACTTTCACCTTCTCCTACTTGGGTCTAAACCCCTCTTGTTCCATTTTCATGATACCTAAGGCCCAAACTTTGGACTTCCATTATTATTTTATCCTATATTTTCTTAACGCGCTGTAAGTATTTCATTTATAACCCGGAAGGGTTCCATATATGTAAAAGAAGGCAAAAAACTCTCCTTTTAGGAAAGGAGAGTCTTGCGGGTTAAATTTAAATTAGTGCAATTGCGAGCAGCGTGAACAGGCTTAACGTCAGAATCTCATTGCCGAAAAATCCCGGGCGAAAGGCCGAGGTTCTAACGACGCCCCTACCATCGGGACGCAAATAAACATTTTGGTAGTCTACATTCGTTATCGTCCCTGTATACTGCTGTCCATCTATGGTTAGAATGCGAACCCTCTTATCTTTGCAGTGCAAACAAGTATAATAGGCTTCAACCACAACCCTCATCCTCCTTTTTTAGATCACATATTAGTTTATGAGGAGAATGAGGGACGGTAACGGCTTAGGTCTACTTAAGATATTCTTCTGTCCTTCTTAATTTGCTTGCTCCGCAGTTGACCGCAGGCGGCATCGATATCCGTGCCGTGCTCCAGGCGGACGCTGCAGTTGATTCCCTGCTTCTTCATCACATCGTAAAAGGCCAGGATCGACTCCTTGCGGCTTCTCTGGTATTGGCCGTGTTCATCGACCGGGTTATATGGAATGAGGTTGACTGTAACCCCGTTTCGCCGGTCGCCAATCAGCTCGGCGAGCTCCTGCGCATGCTCTGTTCCGTCGTTTACGTCTCTTAGCAAAATGTATTCCAAGGTCACCTTCCGGTTCGATTTTGCCAAATAGTAATCTATAGCCTCCATCAGCCTTTCGATCGGAATGGCCTTGTTGATCTTCATGATGCGCGTCCGCAGCTCATTGTTGGGGGCATGCAGTGAAATCGCCAGGTTGACCTTCAGATCGGAGTCGGCAAACTCAATGATTTTGTCCGCGAGGCCGCTTGTGGATACGGTAATGCGGCGAGGCCCGATGGCCAGACCCTTGTGGTCCTTCACCGTGCGAATAAAGTTGGATACGTTCGTAAAGTTATCAAACGGCTCGCCGATGCCCATAACGACGATATGGCTTACCCGTTCCTCCTGTCCAGCTTCATCCAAATGGAACTGTACTTTCATGATTTGTTCCACGATTTCTGCGCTCGTTAAATCACGGCTCTTCTTCAGCAATCCGCTCGCGCAGAAACTGCAGCCGATATTGCAGCCGACCTGAGTGGTGACGCAGACAGAGAGACCGAACTTATGCCGCATCAACACCGTCTCAATCAGATTCCCGTCCGCCAGTTTAAAGAGAAACTT from Paenibacillus woosongensis includes the following:
- the rlmN gene encoding 23S rRNA (adenine(2503)-C(2))-methyltransferase RlmN; translated protein: MNISSIYGFTLDQLIAWLEERGHKKSRALQVWDWLYRKRVHSFADMNDVKPEVVALLEENFVMETLTEQVKQQSADGTVKFLFKLADGNLIETVLMRHKFGLSVCVTTQVGCNIGCSFCASGLLKKSRDLTSAEIVEQIMKVQFHLDEAGQEERVSHIVVMGIGEPFDNFTNVSNFIRTVKDHKGLAIGPRRITVSTSGLADKIIEFADSDLKVNLAISLHAPNNELRTRIMKINKAIPIERLMEAIDYYLAKSNRKVTLEYILLRDVNDGTEHAQELAELIGDRRNGVTVNLIPYNPVDEHGQYQRSRKESILAFYDVMKKQGINCSVRLEHGTDIDAACGQLRSKQIKKDRRIS
- a CDS encoding glycosyl hydrolase family 8, which gives rise to MTVWHYSWTKLLMVFMVVILGLSAAVTVYSKGEAVKSVGSSTEEFITKHMTNANGTLATYLQPGASTDPDIVAGREALSESLGFWMQYAVKKRDQALFERSYEVLNSRFLTSEKYIVWKIESDGRVKVNTNALGDDFRIIGSLLEASQLWKKDEYLAAAREISDTLQMHVQNNGYFVDFHDFARDESPTTLSLVYVNIAVLKLMKDHQLIDSGTYEQYVRLLSEMPDDGVFFPVTYDVQEQKYAYGDDVNLIDQLMIGIHRAELGKKPTPLISFLKKELSQQKSIKGRYNRATRTAEVSYESPSVYGLAILLALECGDKEWAKQLSKQMISLKNKDTSFSGGYVFNKNTHFFDNILPLLAETALQNP
- a CDS encoding diguanylate cyclase domain-containing protein, with translation MRRNIPAYRMASGYILLILLAIVQQFFVFLNVYLEQSYTGAEFAFSIAALAALLIGLILPLGVSVVGVFVFLVGYFVWLSTFARLDVLAFLWILLVPANVGIAAVIKSALIRSKIVIQRLAELEQRTPQVDLDTALGNKEALAEIVVKQSNLANRYSERYSFCMAMFKIDFLPLVQELLGSQRYALLLQELSSIIQTQIRYEDYKFSLEQGRFIILCPMTNHDFLQALADRIKLALMDIHFLDRNGRPLKLVIRAGTIVFQKEQFSKYKDIDAIIAALERYSETDLIGEYI
- a CDS encoding glycosyltransferase family 2 protein, whose product is MADVLLILCMVSIWIAVFQSIIIMTGAIRFVWRQSITPLTMPADMEGFPTVTVIVPAHNEELVITATARHVLHLNYPEHKIQFIVVADNCTDNTAGRLKALKAQPMYQHRDFFIMERKGTGGKSGALNDALEHATGEWICIFDADAAPEKNSLLFLVQKAMEEPELYGAVFGRNKARNRGQNFLSRCINLELVTMQRVLHTGMWELFKLGTIPGTNFIIKTSLIKEIGGWDEQALTEDTAISFEILSRGQLIALAPQAEAYQQEPEQLSVYMKQRERWAKGNYQVVLDNFHHLFKPSSWRIKLHVLYYMASYFWFLVTIVISDLIIVVNIAYWLIALFKPEVLSPFQFEGDVYIYLIFAWALMYYLYVLQINLALASDIGQSNVRNFVLSCITYFTYAQLFLVISLRASYNMIMDKIMHRESKWYKTQRFD